The nucleotide sequence AAGTTTGGATCCAGTGCTAGGCACAAATCAAACTCGTGCTGCATATTGGACTAGAATATACGAGCACTTATACAAAACGAGTAAATCCACACCAGATCGCAGCCAGAATTCACTTATGCATCGTTGGAAAACTATACAAGAGAATGTCAACAAGTTTTGTGGATATCTGAGCCAGATTGAGGGTAGAAGACAAAGCGGGGTTAGTATACACGACAAGGTACTACATAGTTATGTAGCTTGTGTTTTTATGTTAGTTTATAAATAAAAGATATGATGTTTGCTAACCACATTCACTTGACTTGACATGTGCAGATTGCTCAGGCCATTGTTGTATTTAAGGAGTTGGAAGATAAGCCCTTCCAATTCCTGCACTGTTGGACTCTCTTGAGGTCACAATCCAAGTGGCATGATAAGATGAAGCAAATAACATCCCAAAAACCCTGTGCCACCAAAAAACAGAAGGCAAGCACAGATGGTTTGGGAAAAGCTATACCCACAAATGATGATACTACCAATCATGTTGATGAAGATAATGAACCTACAGAGACCGAAGAGCCGAAGATCAAATACCTTGCTGCATGATCAACTGATCCATGTGAGTGCATATTCAATTTCAGTTTGAATGATAGGTTACTGAATCCATATTTTCGACAGTGATCAGTCAAAAAAATCACTTGCAGTACTAGCTAGCTTCAATTATTGTTTACAGTACAAACATATAGGTAGCTTCAAATATTGTACATTACTAATTAAAATAGACTAGAAAACTTGGCAGCTCTATACTCTGTACATGTATTATGGTTAATTCGAACTCCATCTTATTGCTATCAACAGGGAAGCCACCTCGCTGAGACCTTCGTACATGTGAAGAAGCAACTGAACAAATTGTGACCAGATCAGAGAATGGGAGGGAAAGAGATGGCAATCGTAGCTGCAGTTTAGATCAGTGGTTTGTTAGAAATTTATCTAGATTTACTAAGTCTGCAATGCAAACTATTTATATTCAGAATTGTGTCTTTTTGTTTTGTCCGAAGTTGGTGTTAGTAGATGGGTACTTCCCTTATCATGCCCTTGGTGTTAGTCTGTGTAATGAATCAGACTTTATGAGAGCCTGATGTTGCTATTGACCTGTGGTAATCTGTATTGTCTCTCACTGAGAGCCTGATGTTTGATTGTTTCCTGGCATGATTGAAAAGCTTCTGGGGCCTCTACCTCATCTGTGGCTTTTCATGATTGACAGGAAGACCACATGACATATTTATCACTGCCAGCCGACATATTCAACAAAATGCATAAAGGAAGTGCACTTTTATTAATTCTCCTGTACTATTCTTAAACCGAACAGTACACCATTTATTCAATACATgaagaacaaattaaaatgaTTTTGCAAATCCTCACATATGTATACTATTTATTACATGGAAttcaaacatataaataaaaccTCAATATTTATCAGGATAATGTTGCCACAAGTGCTCCACTAGGTCTTCACGTAGCTGATAGTGAGTTTCGTCGTCCCTTATTTTTTTGTGCATCTGGATAAAATCATCAAGATCAGGTATTTCATCGTGGGACACTCTGACATTTTCTCCTCCCTCTGGGAACCGTTCTTCCCAATCAACTTCTCCCTCATCTTCAATAATCATGTTATGCATGATAACACAAGCTTTCATGATGTATCCCAGAGTCTTTTCATCCCAATGTCGAGCTGGCCCTCGAACAATGGCAAATCGAGCTTGCAGAACCCCAAAAGCTCGTTCGACATCCTTCCTTACTGCTTCCTGTGCTTTGGCAAAATATTTCCTCTTGTTGCCATGTGGTTCTGGTATGGTCTTCACAAATGTGGCCCAAGAAGGATATATGCCATCAGCAAGATAATATCCCATCATATAATCGTGTCCATTTATACTATAGTTCACTTCAGGAGCCTTGCCTTCAGCTAGCTTTGCAAATAGCGGGGATCGATGAAGTACATTGATATCGTTATGAGACCCAGGCATACCAAAAAAAGCGTGCCAAATCCAGAGATCCTTTGAAGCAACGGCTTCTAAAATTATTGTAGGCTCGTGCACGTGCCCTTGGTACATACCGTGCAATTCTGTAGGGCAGTTCTTCCACTTCCAATGCATGCAATCTATGGAGCCTAACATACCGGGGAAACCTCTGTCCTCCCCAAGTTCAAGTAATCGAGTTGTATCGTTCTCATTGGGTGATCTTAAGTATTCATGTTCAAAAACTTGTACAACTGCTTTCACAAACCTTCTCAGGCTCTCTATAGCGGTACTTTCTGCAATACCGAGATATTCATCCAAAGCATCTGCTGCTATACCATAAGCCAACTGACGCATTGCTGCAGTGACCTTTTGGTGACAACTGAACCCAATTAAACCAGCTGCATTTCTCTTCTGCACAAAATAGTCATCGTGATCCTCTATTGCATTCATTATGCGGAGAAACAGAGGCCTGCTCATTCTATTCCTGCGAATCATAACTAATGAGACATGCATATCTATgcatataacaaaaataaattatataaaatttactTATACAAACCTGCGCCTGAATAAAACTGGGCCATAGGTAGGATTATTGGAAAAGTAGTCTTGGTATAATCTCAAGTGCCGTGCTTCTCTGTTGCGATCAATCACTTCATGTCCCATGACTGACCCACCATGTCTTGGTGCATTGACAGAGTGCCAATAGCTATGGACGATTTGTgccgtggcaaaaaaaaaatcatcgtcatcgtcagaCGATGATTCATCCACGAGCTGTTGAAACGAGGAGCGAGGTCGACTCATcttggatcaaatcaactgccaAACCATTATTCATCACAATAAATTAAGTTTTTCCCCTTGCGACGTTGTcagatcaaattaaaaaaaatgtgattggccttccgtttttccaaatatttattcatcatatcaaattaagttttttttccatCAAGACATTGTCAGATCAGAaacataaaaaaaggaaatagaaCAAAGTAAAAAACTTGGTTGCTAGCAAAATTTTGCTACTCACGCACTGCACAAGAGCTTGTGCCTGTCACCAATCGTTGCTGCTTGCTGCAGTTGCCTGATTAAGTGAGGTGCTAACGTCGCCGGCCCTGACAGAGGAAGAGCTCTGATTGAGTGAAGTGCTAACGCCGCCGGCGCTGACAGAGGAAGAGCTCTATGTGCGTCTATAGCACTGTGTCCTTCGATCAATTTCGTATATCGCTGCGTCTGATATATAACCTCGCCAACGGTATCAGTTGCGATCTCGCGCGCGACTAGGATGAGCAGCCATCTCCTTCCGTCCGCGTGCGTCGCGTCGACCATGCCCATTCCCCTCCGCATCCGCACGCCGCGATCTCCTCCTCGCCTCTCACGCGCGACGCGATCTCCCCCTCCGCTCTCGCCTGTGATTTTAACGAGCAGGTAGAAAATTAGTTGGGAAGGGCCCACTAATGATGATGtggaaaaattttaaatttttgggaaCCAAATTTTAGTCATCTATTGGAGAAGAGGGTGTATTTTAGGCTAAATATGTTTTTGGCTGTCCCCAATACAGGATTTTTGGGAGTTTAATTTTAGTCAtctattggagatgctcttagagGTCTAGAAGTTGGTGGTTATGCAGGAAAACTCTTAGGTTGCTCTTTCTTCTTCCATCATCTTTTATGTGGTGTATTTGAGGTTTCAATTATGTTAGTTCTGCTGTTTCAATGGACATGAGTTTTATCCTGATGAAAAAAGAAAGACCATTTCCTAGCCAATCAAACTTATGTACAATCAGTTAAACAGTAGAGGTTCAATAACATGGTAGCATGTCTTGATTAGCATCATGTAGATTTCCTAAATATCGTGATTGAAGATTTGAAATGACGCACTGCTCTGTATCAgcatcacaattttttttgtagtATAATATCTTTGCAAATTTCTCATGGGGAATGGAAAGTACATGAATAAGCCTTTCTGAGAAGAGCATTGCAGATAAAGTTTAAGTGTGACCATCACAGAATGCCACATTTTAGGCATTACCAAACGACATACTTCTATTAACAATGTTTTATTAAAACAATCATGTCTCAACAAAGCGTCAGTCTAATCTCACAGTATTGTGCACAATAGGTTGAATAGCTTGCGCTCTTGTTCGTTACTGTGAGGCACTGTTCACTTGCAAGAAAGCCAACCTATTGAAAATACACTAAAAGTTGAAGAATGAAAC is from Oryza sativa Japonica Group chromosome 9, ASM3414082v1 and encodes:
- the LOC107278819 gene encoding glutathione S-transferase T3 — translated: MEEEGFYTNLMNEGNDSLDWDSLSTMPVEDDMSNQLDENGMSSEPVTQQFPTIERTTVARPNQKRSKNFSEQEDKILVSAWLHVSLDPVLGTNQTRAAYWTRIYEHLYKTSKSTPDRSQNSLMHRWKTIQENVNKFCGYLSQIEGRRQSGVSIHDKIAQAIVVFKELEDKPFQFLHCWTLLRSQSKWHDKMKQITSQKPCATKKQKASTDGLGKAIPTNDDTTNHVDEDNEPTETEEPKIKYLAA
- the LOC107278801 gene encoding protein ALP1-like, whose product is MSRPRSSFQQLVDESSSDDDDDFFFATAQIVHSYWHSVNAPRHGGSVMGHEVIDRNREARHLRLYQDYFSNNPTYGPVLFRRRNRMSRPLFLRIMNAIEDHDDYFVQKRNAAGLIGFSCHQKVTAAMRQLAYGIAADALDEYLGIAESTAIESLRRFVKAVVQVFEHEYLRSPNENDTTRLLELGEDRGFPGMLGSIDCMHWKWKNCPTELHGMYQGHVHEPTIILEAVASKDLWIWHAFFGMPGSHNDINVLHRSPLFAKLAEGKAPEVNYSINGHDYMMGYYLADGIYPSWATFVKTIPEPHGNKRKYFAKAQEAVRKDVERAFGVLQARFAIVRGPARHWDEKTLGYIMKACVIMHNMIIEDEGEVDWEERFPEGGENVRVSHDEIPDLDDFIQMHKKIRDDETHYQLREDLVEHLWQHYPDKY